The Candidatus Binataceae bacterium genome has a window encoding:
- a CDS encoding DedA family protein — translation MVGIVSGYIEHFTYLGLFVILLLCGMGLPMPEDIALLAGGFLVHRGVIRYPITLAVALLGVVAGDNSLFFLGRRFGTGLVRYFGLNRPGSKAQIDRIRAFMRRHGHRAIFYARFLAGLRALIYLTAGSFGVTPLRFLAYDLLGAIISVPVVVSIGYLFGGQLEVVIHYLGGFERLLWVVAVLSLAIYGMRLLYTRTSAQKT, via the coding sequence TTGGTAGGCATCGTCTCCGGTTACATCGAACATTTCACGTACCTGGGGCTGTTCGTGATCCTGCTGCTGTGTGGCATGGGATTGCCGATGCCGGAAGATATCGCGCTGCTGGCCGGCGGATTCCTGGTCCACCGCGGAGTCATTCGTTACCCCATAACCCTGGCGGTAGCGCTGCTCGGGGTGGTCGCTGGCGACAACTCGCTGTTTTTTCTGGGCCGCCGTTTCGGTACTGGGCTGGTGCGCTACTTCGGACTCAATCGCCCCGGCTCCAAGGCGCAGATCGATCGGATCCGGGCTTTCATGCGCCGCCACGGTCATCGCGCCATATTCTACGCGCGCTTTCTGGCCGGACTCCGGGCGTTGATCTACCTGACCGCCGGATCCTTTGGGGTAACCCCGCTGCGATTTCTGGCTTATGATCTGCTGGGCGCGATAATTTCGGTTCCGGTTGTCGTGTCGATAGGATATCTGTTCGGCGGGCAGCTCGAGGTCGTCATCCACTACCTCGGCGGGTTCGAACGCCTGCTCTGGGTCGTGGCGGTTCTGTCGTTGGCAATTTATGGAATGCGCCTTCTGTACACGCGCACCAGCGCGCAGAAAACCTGA
- the tyrS gene encoding tyrosine--tRNA ligase, with protein sequence MSARGEQQGMSVEERAAVLARGSVEVISQSELEAKLKLGHPLRIKLGMDPTAPDLHLGHSVVLKKLRDFQRDGHTVVFLVGDFTAMIGDPTGRSETRKPLTREQISANAETYRGQVFKILDPKGTEVRFNSEWMDALGVRDLIKIAARLSVARMLERDDFEKRMAAGDPLFLHELLYPLIQGYDSVALEADVELGGTDQKFNLLVGRDLQRAMGQAPQVVMTMPLLEGLDGTRKMSKSYGNFVGLTDAPEEMYGKLMSVPDPLMIKYYELLTDQAPAELARIRSGAIHPMEAKKRLASRIVSEYYEAQAAGAAQRYFESKHQRREVPDNAPVFRLERDMWICELMKQIRFAPSTNEARRLIGQGAVRVDGEVVNDVNFRILPGTHKVLEVGKRRVARIAK encoded by the coding sequence GTGAGCGCACGGGGAGAGCAGCAGGGTATGAGCGTGGAGGAAAGAGCGGCGGTGCTCGCGCGGGGCAGCGTCGAAGTCATTTCGCAGAGCGAGTTGGAGGCAAAACTGAAGCTAGGGCACCCGCTGAGAATCAAGCTGGGGATGGACCCAACCGCGCCCGACCTGCATCTTGGCCATTCGGTAGTCCTCAAAAAGCTCCGCGATTTCCAGCGCGACGGCCACACGGTCGTATTTCTGGTCGGTGACTTTACGGCAATGATCGGCGATCCGACCGGTCGCTCCGAGACCCGCAAGCCGCTGACGCGCGAGCAGATTTCCGCGAACGCTGAAACCTACCGCGGGCAGGTCTTCAAGATCCTCGATCCGAAAGGGACCGAAGTCCGCTTCAACAGCGAGTGGATGGATGCCCTGGGGGTTCGCGATCTGATCAAGATTGCGGCGCGGCTCAGCGTGGCGCGCATGCTGGAGCGCGACGATTTCGAAAAACGTATGGCGGCTGGGGACCCGCTGTTTCTCCACGAGCTGCTGTACCCGTTGATCCAAGGTTACGATTCGGTAGCTCTGGAAGCCGACGTCGAACTGGGAGGCACCGATCAAAAGTTCAATCTGCTCGTGGGCCGCGACCTGCAGCGTGCGATGGGACAGGCCCCGCAGGTCGTCATGACGATGCCCTTGCTGGAAGGACTCGACGGCACACGCAAAATGTCCAAGTCCTATGGCAACTTCGTCGGGCTTACCGACGCGCCGGAAGAGATGTACGGCAAGCTGATGTCGGTACCCGATCCGCTGATGATCAAGTATTACGAGTTGCTGACCGACCAGGCGCCCGCGGAGCTGGCGCGCATTCGCTCCGGCGCGATTCACCCGATGGAAGCGAAGAAGCGACTCGCCTCACGCATCGTCAGCGAATATTACGAGGCGCAGGCGGCGGGGGCCGCGCAACGGTACTTCGAGTCCAAGCATCAGCGCCGCGAGGTTCCCGACAACGCGCCGGTGTTCCGACTCGAACGCGACATGTGGATCTGCGAATTGATGAAACAGATCCGCTTTGCGCCTTCCACCAACGAGGCGCGCCGCCTGATTGGGCAGGGTGCGGTGCGCGTCGACGGCGAGGTGGTCAACGACGTCAACTTCCGGATTCTTCCCGGCACTCACAAAGTGCTCGAGGTAGGCAAACGCCGGGTAGCGCGGATCGCGAAGTAG
- a CDS encoding sigma-54 dependent transcriptional regulator produces the protein MNQSSVLVVEDNDLEREITTETLRDEGFSVEQAATGKRAMELLGPTRFDVVLTDLMMPGMSGEELLDKVRTAYPSCQVVVLTAHGTIESAVQAMKNGAFYYLTKPTDRETLVMTVAKAAELSNLQQENQLLKRRLEGKFELEGIVGQDPAIQEVIRMVRKVAPSNSTVLVQGDSGTGKELVARAIHRNSPRAARPFIAINCSAIPDNLIENELFGHERGAFTGATERKIGLFESANASTLFLDEIADLPQGLQAKILRVLQEKEIRRVGGNESFRVDVRLVTATNKNLAEEVAESRFREDLYYRVNVVTITVPPLRERQGDIPLLANHALAKFGHSAEGRVKEISREAMEILLDYSWPGNVRQLESAIERAILLCEGDTITPRDLPQEVLARKTLAKAGERGPRSDKFEIPSEGINFENFERELILQAMDKSDWVIAKACKMLSMSYRTLQYRLDKFGIKRPESKAAPPAEAK, from the coding sequence ATGAACCAGTCATCGGTGCTGGTCGTTGAAGACAACGACCTGGAACGCGAAATAACCACTGAAACTCTGCGCGACGAGGGTTTCTCGGTTGAACAAGCCGCGACCGGCAAGCGCGCGATGGAGCTGCTGGGTCCCACCCGCTTCGACGTGGTGCTGACCGACCTGATGATGCCCGGTATGTCGGGCGAGGAACTGCTCGACAAAGTGCGCACCGCCTACCCTTCCTGCCAGGTGGTCGTTCTGACCGCGCACGGAACTATCGAGAGCGCGGTTCAGGCCATGAAAAACGGCGCGTTCTACTATCTGACCAAACCGACTGATCGGGAAACGCTCGTGATGACGGTGGCCAAGGCGGCGGAACTCTCAAACCTGCAGCAAGAGAACCAACTGCTGAAGCGCCGCCTCGAAGGGAAGTTCGAGCTCGAAGGCATCGTCGGACAGGATCCCGCGATCCAGGAGGTCATCCGAATGGTGCGCAAGGTGGCACCCTCCAACAGCACCGTGCTCGTTCAGGGCGACAGCGGCACCGGCAAGGAACTGGTGGCCCGAGCGATCCATCGCAACTCCCCGCGCGCCGCGCGGCCGTTCATTGCGATCAATTGCTCAGCGATTCCCGACAACCTCATCGAAAACGAGCTTTTCGGCCATGAACGGGGCGCCTTTACGGGAGCGACCGAGCGCAAGATAGGCCTATTTGAAAGCGCCAACGCATCGACTCTGTTCCTCGACGAAATCGCCGATCTTCCGCAAGGGCTGCAGGCCAAGATTCTGCGGGTCCTGCAGGAAAAGGAGATTCGCCGCGTAGGTGGTAATGAATCGTTTCGAGTTGATGTTCGTCTGGTTACCGCTACCAACAAGAACCTTGCCGAGGAGGTCGCGGAGAGCCGCTTTCGCGAGGATCTCTACTATCGTGTGAACGTCGTGACTATCACGGTTCCCCCCTTGCGCGAACGGCAGGGAGACATCCCGCTGCTGGCTAATCACGCGCTGGCGAAATTCGGTCATTCGGCCGAGGGCCGGGTCAAGGAAATCAGCCGCGAGGCAATGGAGATACTGCTCGACTACTCGTGGCCGGGGAACGTGCGGCAACTGGAATCCGCCATCGAGCGTGCGATCCTGCTATGTGAGGGCGACACCATTACCCCACGCGACCTTCCCCAGGAGGTGCTGGCCCGCAAGACTCTGGCAAAGGCCGGTGAACGCGGGCCGCGGAGCGATAAATTCGAGATTCCTTCGGAGGGAATCAATTTCGAGAACTTCGAACGCGAATTAATCCTGCAGGCAATGGATAAGAGCGATTGGGTCATCGCCAAAGCGTGCAAGATGCTGAGCATGAGCTACCGCACCCTTCAGTACCGGCTCGACAAGTTTGGCATCAAACGACCCGAGTCCAAGGCCGCTCCGCCGGCGGAAGCGAAGTGA
- a CDS encoding HAMP domain-containing sensor histidine kinase: MQLKFPPLNLKAKLILLMVLLLALTLGAELWVSLGTQAAIVETTQQQVKNLARAIHIGVQELTAVGNTDRDRLQNYVRSLNSQGLEVSIASSQKLIINSSNPQLIGAALVPHSEDNVVAQELKQGADILTIPGARLGPAARETTVYLIPIEVEDHLLGYVQVVADFGDSAQPLVVNWIHQIAAAFVIFTIGLVFAYILADRYVKPIHAVADAAQNIAARGLAPVPEANRRDEIGLLTRSFNEMVQQLRRAREREHELNRLERFAALGQLAGGLAHEIKNPLNFISLALDQLRTRYTRQLAQDSDNFVRQVMLMKDEVRRMSELVQSFLHYGRPIEIRPASTDVKQLVDGVLAISESKMKSQGIEVLEDADSVATVLNVDAEKLRTCFMNVVANAVQAMPDGGTMRITFSRENERFVIRFCDTGAGIDPDAAVHVFEPFFTTKREGIGLGLFLSKAIVEGHGGTIDIGPNPTGPGTAVTFTFPQTGMERHA, translated from the coding sequence ATGCAACTCAAATTCCCGCCGCTTAATCTCAAGGCGAAGCTGATACTCCTGATGGTGCTGCTGCTGGCCCTCACCCTCGGCGCCGAGCTCTGGGTGAGTCTCGGCACCCAGGCCGCGATTGTCGAAACCACGCAGCAGCAAGTTAAAAACCTTGCTCGCGCGATACACATCGGGGTGCAGGAGTTGACAGCGGTCGGCAACACCGATCGGGATCGCCTGCAAAACTACGTCCGCAGCCTCAATAGCCAGGGCCTGGAAGTCTCCATCGCGTCATCGCAGAAGCTCATCATCAACAGCTCCAATCCACAGCTCATCGGCGCCGCCCTGGTGCCCCATTCTGAGGACAACGTAGTCGCCCAGGAGTTGAAGCAAGGTGCCGACATCCTGACCATCCCGGGGGCCCGACTAGGTCCAGCGGCCCGGGAAACCACCGTTTATCTGATTCCGATCGAAGTCGAAGATCATTTGCTCGGCTACGTGCAGGTCGTGGCGGACTTCGGCGATTCCGCGCAGCCGCTGGTCGTAAATTGGATCCATCAGATCGCTGCGGCCTTCGTCATTTTTACCATCGGATTGGTGTTCGCTTACATCCTGGCGGACCGCTACGTGAAACCAATCCATGCAGTCGCCGACGCGGCCCAGAATATCGCAGCGCGCGGCCTCGCGCCGGTGCCGGAGGCCAACCGCCGCGATGAAATCGGCCTCCTCACCCGAAGCTTCAACGAGATGGTTCAGCAGCTGCGCCGGGCGCGCGAGCGTGAGCATGAGCTCAACCGGCTCGAGCGGTTCGCGGCGCTGGGCCAACTCGCCGGGGGCTTGGCACACGAGATAAAGAATCCTCTCAACTTCATCAGTCTGGCGCTTGACCAGCTGCGGACTCGTTACACGCGTCAGCTCGCTCAGGATTCGGACAATTTTGTGCGCCAGGTCATGCTCATGAAAGACGAGGTTCGCCGCATGAGCGAGCTGGTGCAAAGCTTTTTACATTACGGCAGGCCGATCGAGATCCGTCCCGCCTCGACAGACGTCAAGCAGCTGGTGGACGGGGTGCTGGCGATTTCCGAATCCAAGATGAAAAGCCAGGGTATCGAGGTGCTGGAAGACGCGGATAGCGTTGCGACCGTGCTTAACGTCGACGCGGAGAAACTCCGCACCTGCTTCATGAACGTGGTCGCCAATGCGGTGCAGGCAATGCCCGACGGCGGCACCATGAGGATCACCTTTAGCCGCGAGAACGAGCGATTCGTAATTAGGTTCTGCGACACCGGAGCGGGAATCGATCCGGATGCGGCAGTGCACGTTTTCGAGCCGTTTTTTACTACCAAGCGCGAGGGCATCGGGTTGGGCCTATTCCTGTCCAAGGCGATCGTCGAAGGCCACGGTGGTACCATCGACATAGGTCCCAACCCAACCGGACCTGGAACCGCAGTTACCTTCACTTTTCCGCAGACCGGGATGGAAAGACACGCATGA
- the pth gene encoding aminoacyl-tRNA hydrolase, with translation MGRIASLFSGFRRPRKSPPSEPEEARAAVSWVVAGLGNPGKEYAGSRHNTGYLVLDRIAQAQHVQLGRRRFQGATGEAEISGQRVLLVKPETYYNRSGDCISSLLGYFKVPPERLIVVHDELDLKPGDIRIKSGGGDAGNNGVRSVVESLGTPDFIRVRIGIGKPPPGDADHRHILEPVRRAGAGDSDSVLDRAAQAVEAIVTQGLARAMGQYNQRAEP, from the coding sequence ATGGGTCGGATAGCCAGTCTGTTCAGCGGCTTTCGGCGGCCGCGAAAATCGCCGCCCAGCGAACCGGAGGAAGCGCGCGCCGCGGTGTCGTGGGTGGTTGCCGGACTCGGCAATCCGGGAAAGGAATACGCCGGCTCGCGGCACAACACCGGGTACTTGGTCCTTGATCGGATCGCACAGGCACAGCACGTTCAATTGGGTCGCCGTCGCTTTCAGGGGGCTACCGGCGAGGCGGAAATCTCGGGCCAGCGCGTGCTGCTGGTGAAGCCTGAGACCTACTACAACCGATCCGGTGACTGTATTTCGTCACTGCTTGGCTATTTCAAAGTCCCGCCCGAGCGTCTCATCGTAGTTCACGATGAACTCGACCTTAAGCCCGGAGATATCCGGATCAAGTCAGGCGGGGGAGACGCTGGAAACAACGGGGTCCGTTCAGTAGTGGAGTCGCTCGGGACCCCCGATTTCATCCGGGTGCGGATAGGAATCGGCAAGCCGCCTCCCGGCGACGCGGACCATCGCCACATCTTGGAGCCGGTTCGTCGTGCGGGCGCGGGCGATTCCGATTCAGTCCTCGACCGCGCGGCGCAGGCGGTGGAGGCGATAGTTACGCAGGGACTCGCGCGCGCGATGGGACAGTACAATCAGCGCGCCGAACCCTAG
- a CDS encoding gamma-glutamylcyclotransferase family protein produces the protein MTSRDVETVDRDLDRLFVYGALLDAKLRGRLLGRELRSEPARLPGYYRGRTQYFFVARRVGASVPGEILSELLPHDFAVLDRYEAVPRLYTRQRAQVQTAIEERVSCWIYLPTGWERR, from the coding sequence ATGACATCGCGCGATGTGGAAACGGTGGACCGAGACCTCGACAGGCTGTTCGTGTACGGCGCCTTGCTCGATGCAAAACTGCGAGGCCGCCTGCTCGGTCGCGAGCTCCGCAGCGAGCCGGCGCGGCTTCCGGGATACTACAGGGGGCGCACGCAATACTTTTTCGTCGCTCGTCGTGTGGGCGCCAGCGTGCCAGGCGAAATCCTGTCCGAGCTTCTGCCCCACGATTTTGCGGTCCTCGACCGGTACGAAGCCGTGCCCCGTCTGTATACGCGCCAACGCGCGCAGGTACAGACCGCAATCGAGGAACGGGTCAGCTGCTGGATCTATCTACCGACCGGATGGGAAAGGCGCTGA